The stretch of DNA CGCTGCTTGGCGACGCTTCCAGCTGATGACGACAGCGTTCCCGGACATCAACGGTCGTGAGTATCCGCTCTGTGAGCAACCCGGAGCAGTCTGGTCGCCGCACACCGCGGGGGAGCCGGCGAGCCGACCCCGGCGGTGCACCGAACGCCAGGGGAGTGATGAGCGACAAGACTGCACAGCAGGTTGGGCCACTCGACTCCGTGCGACCCGACGGAACAGGCAGTCACCACCGAAGGAAGAAACCGGAACACCGCGACGGTCAATCGTACGAGGAGTGAAGCGATGAGTGATCTGGTTCCGATCGTCGTGCAAGGGATCAGCTGGTCGCAGCAGCATGGGCAGCCGCTCGTCCTCTTGCGCGGGCTGGGCACCGACTGCTGGTTCGCAGTATCGGCTGATGTCGAGGAGGCGCGAGCCTTCTCCTCCTGCACCTGCACCGCCGAGCGAACCCGGCGTCGGCTGGCTCGCCTGGCGAGCCAACTCCTGCGCGTGGCCGGAGGGGAGATCGAGCAGATCGTGCTCCGAGTGGACGGGGAGCAGATCCTGCGCGCCCACCTCCTCGTCCGGAGCAGCACGGGCACGACGACGGTGGAGACCTTTGGGCTCGACGCACTCGTCCTCGCCGCTGAGTTGGGGATCATGCCGGTCATGCGCTGGCAAGAACTCGCCGCATTGGCCGCCAGCAGTCAGCGCGCTGAGAACGCGAGCGACGAGACAGCGACCGAACTTCCCCCGGCGATCCAGCGACTGCTGGCCGAGCTCGAGGAGCGCGGCTTCGGGACGGACGACTCATGATGACGCGAGCCGAGCGAGGGTGGGGATGCCGCCCGCCCGAGCAACGAGCCTATCCAGTTGAACGAAGAGCTCGTTCATGGACGATGCGACCAGACGCTCCTGACCGCCCGCAGGCAGGCTCACGGTGACATCGATCGGTGAGGACGGCCGGTAGACCCACCACCAGGAGCGGCGCGCGAGGACACGCTGCAGCGCGTCGACGAGCGCAGCCCGGGCACGATCCGGTGGAAGACACTCCGCTCGATCCGGGGAGTGAGCCAGTTTCACGGCGATGGCTGTCGTCTGATCGGTCCAGAGTTCAGCTTCCGCGGTCAGCGCGCGGTCTCCGGAGACGAGCAGGAGCGGGATACCCTGCTCACCGAGCCAACGACTGGCGAGCGCGAGTTCCCCAGCTGGTCGACCATCCCACTCGATGGACAGTCCGGGAAGAAGGGTGCAGGGGGCGAAAGCACGAGGAGCGTCGCCGCGGGCGTGAAAACCCAACAGGACCGCCAAGCGCGGGTTTCGGTCGAGCGGGAGCAGCGCAGGCTCGATGTCACTGGTACACAGGCTGGGTGGAATAGCGCGTCCGTGCCAATCGAGAAGGCGAATACGCGCGATCCCGAAAGCGCGAGCGGCCTGGCTCACCGCGCGCACGTCCTCTGCGTACTGCTCGAGGGCGCGCGCGTACTCCGGACGAGCTGGATCGCACCAGGCTCGCTCAGCGACACCGGACATTCCCTCCAGGTCAGCGACGATGACGAGCTCCATTCGACCTCCGCAGAATCACTGACCGATCGAGGGCAAGCATACCGGCGAGGCCGGCGAAAGGCGATCGACGAAGCGAAGGAGAGCCGACGAGAAGGGTCGACCAAAACAGAGCGGTCCCGGGCGGAAGCACCCAGGACCGCCAGTGCCGAGAGACCGAGCCGGACCGGTCAGAAGGAGAGATCATCGATATTCGGATATTCGTCGAGCACCACGTTGCCGAGCGTCCCATCGGGCAACTTTTCGACGCGGCGCACGAGCACCGTGGTGATCACACCTTGGGCTTCAGGGTGGAAGCGAACTTCGTTCATCGGGCCCTGGAATCGGACATTGCGGATCGCTTGCAGGAAGGCGTCCTCGTCACTGGTATCTCCCTTAACGGTCTCCAGAGCATGCGCGAGGATCATGACGGTGATGTAGCCCCAGTACTCCAGGTGACCAGGGAGACGATTGAACTTCTGCTGGAACTTGGCGACGAACTCCTTGTTCTGTGGCCGATCATAACGTGCTGCGTAGTTGATCGCACTGACGATGCCGAGAGCTGCTTCGCCGACCTCCGGGAGATAGGGGTCATCACCGACCTCGGCACCGCCGAGCAGGGGATAGCGATCCTTGAGGCCGAACTCCTGGTACTGGGTCATGAAACGGATAGCGTCGGCACCGATGAACCAGGCCCACACGGCATCGGCGTTCGCAGCATCCTGAAGGATGCGCTGGAGATAGGGCCCGAAATCGGTCGTATCGAGCGGCGGATAGACCTCAGCAGCGATTTGACCACCCGACTTCTTGAAGTAATCGCCGAAGATCTGAGCTACCGTTCGGCCAGTCGTGTAGTCGGGGGCCATGAGAGCGATATTCCGATAGCCACCCTTCTCATACGCCCACTTGGCTTGGATAAACTCGTACTGCCCCTGGCAGAAGGACGAGCGGAAGATGTATGGACTGCGGACCTTGGGATCCCGGGTCAGGGGTGGCCAGCCGGCGATCGAGACAATGGTGACTTGCTTTTGCTCGTGCAGGTAATCACGCACCGCAGTCAGTTCAGGCGTTATGGTGAAGCCGGTGATGACATCGACCTTGTCGCTTTCGACCAGTCGCCGGACATGCGTCTTCGCCTGATCCGGATTCCCAGCCGAATCGGCTGGCAACAGTTGCAATTGACGACCAGCAGCAGTGTTGCCCAACTCGTCGAGTGCGAGCTGCATCCCCTCGATGTGGCGCCGACCGGAAGATGCCAGATTCCCCGTCTGAGCGACCACGACACCGATCTTGAAGGGGGTTGCCGGCCGGGCGACGGTCGGCGTGGCAGCGACCTGAGGAGTCGGTGAAGCCGCAGCCACTGGCGTCTGAACGGGTGCACTGGCTGGTGTCGGCGACGGTGCCGTCGTAGGTGTCGGTGTCGGGCCTGCACCACCGCCACAAGCCGCGAGAAGACTACTGGCGAGCGCGGATACCGAAAAGGCGAGAAAACGCCGGCGATTCATCCTGTCTCCTCCCCGCATGACACGACAACCGACGGACAACACGACAAGTCGGCCACCCTCGCATCCGAGCACTCGTGGTGCTCACGCCGCGACTGTCCTCGTCATCTGCACAGCGCGTGCGCCCCTAATTCTCGCCGGTGGCTCGTACGCCCCGCGCGCGAGGGTGAACCGCCTGTAACTTTATCCATGTATCGTATAGGTGTCAAGATTTCCTCACATGCAGCGATGGCTCTCGTGCTCCTCCCTCCGGACGGTGCGTGCCCCTCGAAAAGACTGGTCGTCGATCCGGCCGACGATGGTCCGCAGCGCCGAGGAAAAGAACCGACTCGTCGTGTGCGACCGGCGGGAACGGAGAGGGAGCCGTTCCGGTCGTAGACTCGCACGGAACGCCACGGGGTGACAGCCAGTGTCGTGCCAGCGACAGGATGAACGCGCTCGCTTCCCCATCGGGTAGCCAGCCAACGGCGTAGCGGCTGCCCACATTCCGGTGAGGAGCGCGCGAGCGGCACACTCGTTCATCGATCCCCGCCCGGCATGACTTCCGAGGCGACTCGCTCACGGGACGCATCAGTGCAGCCGCCGGTAGCAAGGGCGCGGCAGATTCGGCTCGTATCGCCCAAGCTGCCGGCGATGTCGAGACGTCGCGGCCAGTCGTTGCCCTGGAACCAACCCTCACGAACAGGTAACGCAGACTGCTCGGGAGCGGTCACTGGAACGCAGGAACGAGTAGGATGTGATCGAAACGACATGAGCAGAGGAAAGGAATTCATGACCGTGGTCTTGACACGCGATGCGGTACCGATCGAAGAGACCTGGAACCTCGCTGACCTCTTCGCCAGTCCGGAGGACTGGGAGCGAGAGCGCGAGGCAGTGCTCGCGGAACTCGCCAAGCTGGAATCCTTGCGCGGAACCCTGCAGCAGGGGCCGCGGCAAGTCCTCGAGGTCCTGACCCTGGCCGACGAACTCGACCAGCGGGTGAGCAAGCTTTTCGCCTATGCCCTGCTCGCGCGCGATCAGGACACGCGCGACACGGCCGCGGCCGAGCGATACGAGCGAGCTGTCCATGTGGGGACGGTGGCGGGCCGCGCCTCGGCGTGGATCGCACCAGAACTCCTGACCAGCTATGACGACGCAGCCCTCCTGGGCATGATCGAGCAGGAACCGGGCCTGGCCCCGTTCCGACGGCTCCTGGAACGACTGGTACGGGAGCGACCGCATGTGCGCTCCGCGGAGGTCGAGCAGCTTCTCGCCGAGACGATGCCACTCGCCCAGGCACCAGCCACAGCCTTCACCTTACTCGACAATGCCGACATCCGGTACGGCACGGTGACGGACGTCGACGGGACAACGATCGAGCTCACCAAGGGCCGCTATCAACTCCTGCTCGAGCGGCGCGAGCGGCGGGTGCGCCAGGAGGCCTACCAGGTCTTCCACGCCCCCTACATCGCCCACCGGCACACGCTCGCTGCGCTCCTGAGCGCCGCGAACCAGCGCGATACGTTCTACGCACGGGCGCGACGCTACGAGTCGGCCCTCGCAGCAGCCCTCCACCCGGACAACATTCCGCTCGAGGTCTACACCACACTCATTGACCTCGTCCGCCAGCACCGCCATCTCCTGCAGCGGTATCTAGCGGTGCGCAAGCGGGTGCTCAGCCTGGAACGTCTTCGAACCTACGATTTGTACGTACCGCTCGTCGAGCGAGCAGATCACCGGTACACGTATGCCGAAGCGCGCGAGCTGGTCCTGGCAGCACTCCGTCCGCTCGGGTCGGAGTACATCGAGCCCTTGCAACAGGGGCTCGCGAGCCGGTGGGTCGATGTCCACGAGACGGTCGGCAAGCGGTCCGGTGGTTACAGCCTGGGGGTGTACGGTGTCCACCCGTACATCTTACTGAACTGGAACGGCACGCTGCGCGAGGTGTTCACGCTGGCACACGAGGTGGGGCACGCCATGCATTCCTACTTCAGCTCGCGGGCGCAACCCCATCCGACCGCTGAGTACACGATCTTCGTCGCCGAAGTCGCGTCGACCTTCAACGAGCGCCTGCTCACCCATGCACTCCTGGAACGCGCGACCGATGCACGGGAACGGGCCGCGCTCGTCAACGATGCTTTGGATACCTTCCGCATCGCGCTCTTCCGGCAAACGCTCTTCGCCGAGTTCGAGCTCCTGACGCACCAGGCTGTGGAGCGAGGGGAAGGGTTGAGCGCAGACGGGCTCTGCGAGCTGTACGGTCGCCTGATCAGCGAGTACTACGGTCCCGACCTGGAGGTGGACGAGGAAGTGCGGCACGAGTGGAGTCGGGTACCGCACTTCTATCGCGCGTTCTACGTCTACCAGTATGCGACCGGGCTGGTCGCCGCGACGGCGTTGGCGCGAGCCGTGCTCGCGGGCGACGAAGCGGCACAGCAGCGATATCTCGCCTTCTTGGCCGCCGGGTCGTCCAAGGACTCGCTGGACCTTCTTCGCGATGCGGGGGTCGATCTGACGACACCGGAACCGTACCTGGCTGCCTTCGCGACGATGGAGCAGGATCTCGTCACCCTCGAGGAGGCACTGACGCAACTCGGGATACTGCAGTCAGCCTGAGGGAGGCAGTGCGACCCGTCAGGGAGGAATGAGGTTCGCCGACCGTTTGTGCTGGCAACGCACGCCGACTCGCCGGGTCGTTTAGCGGCGCGCGGCCTCCGTCAACCCAGGTACAGCTCGCACCGCATCACGCGCGGGCTGTCCACCCTCGGCACGCACCGCGATATGGAGCGCGACGGTACCGGCCATGAGTTTCCGGGCCTGCACGGAAGCGAAACCGGCCGCTCGTAGGAGCGCCGTAAGCTCGCTAGCTGTAGGGAAGGCAGCTGTCGAGCGGGGGAGATAGCTGTACGCTGCCCGGTCACCACTGACCAGGCCACCGAGCCAGGGGACAAAGCAGTCGAAATAGAATCGAAGCAGGGGAGCGAGCGGTCCTTGGAAGGGCGTCGTCTCCAGAATCACAAGTACGCCGCCGGGGCGCACGACGCGGGCGAGTTCGTGGATCGCTGCCTCGTAATCCGGAAAATTGCGCAATCCGAAGCCGATCGTACAGGCATCGATCGAGGCATCGCGGAACGGGAGGCGCATCGCGTCCCCGCAGAGGAGCGTGACCCGATCGAGACCAGACGCGGAGCGCTTGCGCGCGGCGTGCCGAAGCATCGTCCGGCTGAAGTCGAGCGCGACGACGCGCGCTGCACCCTGAGCAGCGAGCTCGAAGGCGAGGTCCCCGGTACCCGTCGCGACATCGAGCACGACTGCTGGCTGGTGAGTGAGGGCGGCACGGGCAGCTGCTCGGCGCCAGGTCACGTCGCGGCCGAACGTCATCAGCCGGTTCATGACGTCGTAGCGCGGGGCGATCCGGTCGAACATACGCCGGACTTCCGCTGGCGGTTGTAGTGCACCACGGCGGGGCATCGCGTCTCCCTTTCCATCGACAATACTAACGCACCGGCTCGCGACCGTAGGTGCCGACCAGTTCACCGATAGCCAGGATATGCCCCTCGAGGGCACGCAGAATCTCGTTCCGCTGTGCTCCAGGTGGGAGGCCAGTCGGGCGATCGAGCGCGTACAGGCGGAACACGTACCGGTGCGGTCGACCAGGCGGGGGACACGGTCCGCGGTAACCGACCGTCCCGAAGTCATTCCGGCCTTGCCGCGCACCGCTTTGGAGTGTCTCGTCGGGCGGTACGGCCGGCGGGAGGGAGCGTGTCGCCGCGGGGAGATCGTAGAGGAGCCAGTGGGTGAAGATTCCACCGGGAGCATCGGGATCCTCGACGAGCAGGACGAACGCGGCCGTCCCAGGAGGCGGTTCCGACCAGCTGAGCGGTGGGGAACGATCAGGGCCGTCGCAGGTGTACTCGGTCGGCAGGGTACCGCTTGTGGTGAACGCCGGGCTGGTCAGCTGGATGCGGACGGCTGCGAGTGGAACGGTCGGACTAGTGCCTGCGGTCGCGCAACCGAGACTCCCTGCGACCACCGCGAGAGCGAGGTAGGTGAGGCTCCAACGGAAGGCCAGGAGCCGGGTCCTCATTCGTGCGATGCAGAAGCGAGGTCGCATGGTTTAGCCAAAGAACGCCCGTATCGACCGTCCTGAGCCTACCGCAGGAAGGCCCGCGGAGGAAGATCGTCCGAGCACGGTCGTCAGCCTGGCACCGGCTTCATTCGGAACCGGTAGCCGGGAACCTTGCCGCAGGTCGGGCGACGAACCCCCGGCAGCGACAGCACGGATTCCCCAACGCAGCACCAGATCAGCGAGCGCACCGGCGCGTATACTCCATCGGTCGGACGAACTCGGGGAGGAACGATGGAGACACATGCACTGTCACACCACGTCATCCGGCGACATCCGGAACGCGCCGTACCAGACGAAGCATCAGCCATCCTCGCTGCTGGAATGGTTGCGCATGTCGGCTTCTGCGAAGACGGCCAACCGTTCGTCATCCCGATGTCGTATCACTATGACCCACAGCGACCGGACCGGTTGTACCTCCATGGCGCGCGGGAGAGCCGGCTGTTACAGGTGCTGGCGAGTGGTGCCCCAGTCAGTGTCGCCGTGACACTCGTCGATGGACTGGTCTACTCACGAACTGCCTTCAACCATTCGATGAACTACCGTAGTGTCGTTTGTTTCGGCCGGGCTAACGTCATAGAGGACGAAGCCGAGCAACGGACGATCTTCGAGGCGATGACGGAACGGTACTTTCCCGGGCGCCGTGCCGGGGTCGACTATCAGCCTGCGACGGCTCAGCAACTGGCGGCGACGCTGCTCGTCGAGATCGTGATCGAGGAGTGGAGCGCGAAGGCCCGTCGTGGTGGACCGCGTGGCCCATACGATACCGATCCGACGGCGCCAGGCACGGCCGGCATCGTCCCCCTAAAGGAGTGACGTGCACGGACGACGTGGCACGCTCTCATTCCTCCAGCGGTTGGCGCCCGCGAAACCCGGCGTCCAGGTCGTGCCAGTAGGCGACAGTCGGCTCGTCGACCCTCCAACACAAGTAGACTTCGCGGCCGTCACGGAGGCTCGGAAAGTCGACGATACCCATATCGAGATCCTTGACCTCGACCCCGAGCTGGTGAATGACCCGTACCTTCTCGCGGATCGAGCGGGTCAGCTCGGCGACCCGCTGCTCGATGCGTTCCAGCTGGGCACCATGGCCGTTCAAAAAAGCGAGTGGTGCCAGCCGACGGAGTTCGCCGAGCAGCTGATCCAGTTCGCGTTTTTCCGCCTGAAGTGCGATGAGCAAGCCACGCAAGCGTGGGACGAGTGCGCGTGCCTCTTCGACCGTGAAGTAACGGCGTTCCTTCCGCTCCATCGCTCGACCGCAGCCTCTCGCGACCGTTTCGCCAGGAGATGGACAGCAGCCGACGCATGCTGCCGCTCGTACTGGGCGATCGTGCGAGCTGGGCTCGCCTTCAGCGCTCGCTGCCGGCCGAAGAGTCGCCGTCCGGCCGGGGGCAGTTTACCATCGAGGGGGCGAGGAACGCTGGAGGGTGCAATGCGAGAGCAAGCGATCGCTGACCGGCGAGCAGCGCGCCAGCACACGATCGGCGGGCACCTGCTGCTGGCAACGACGGCTGTGCTGTGGGGATCCTCGTATATCGGAACACGCGCGATCGTCGGAGACGTCCCACCGCTCCTCCTGGGATTCTTGCGTGCGCTGTCGGCGACTGTCGTCCTGGGAGTCCTGGCGAAGCTGGCCGGGGAATCACTGCGGGCACGGTCGAGCGCCTGGATCCCGCTGGCGGGACTGGGGGTACTGGGGGTCGCCTACTTCTACATCGGTCTGAACCTGGCGTTGCAGTGGACGACTGCGACCGCTGCCTCGTTCCTGAGCCTGCCGTATCCCGCCTTGACGGCAGTGGGAGGGTGGCTGTTCCTGCGGGAGCGATTGGGAGCGCGGCAGATCGCCGGGATCGGGCTGGCCGCACTGGGAGCCACTTGGTTGACCGTGGCCTCCGCGCAGGACAACGTCGGTGGTGCGTGGATCGGAAACCTGCTTGCGCTGTCCATCACGGTCGCCTGGACCGCCTATACGCTCCTGGGTCGTCGCCTTCTGCTGAAGTGGACGCCCTTGGCCGCGACCTTTCACATGATGGCGGCTGGCACGCTGGTCCTCGCTCTCGCGGCTGGGCTCGAGTATTTCGGCGGGGGGCGACCGCGCTGGACCGTGGAGTCCACCCTGATCACGCTGTATCTGGGTGTGGTGTGCACCGGACTCGGTTACGCGTTCTGGAACGCTGGACTCCGTCGTGTCCGTGCCGCGACCGCCAGCGTCTACTTGTATCTCCAACCGGTGACCGTCGTCGTTTTGGGAATCGCATTGCTCGGCGAACAGCCGTCGCTCGTGACACTCGTCGCAGGGGCGCTCGTCATCGCGGGGACGGCACTGACCGCCGGGGGTGAGAGGGCGCGCTGACCGATCCGGTACACTGGCCAACGAGCGCTCCGCTCGTCAGGAGCGCGATGCGCACCGAGCGAGAAGCAGGGGGACCGAGACGAGCGATGCCGAAGCAGAAGACGGCACTGATCACAGGGATCACTGGACAAGACGGCTCGTACTTGGCGGAGTTCCTGCTCGAACAGGGCTATCGGGTAGTCGGCATGCAGCGCCGGTCGAGCACCGAGACGTTGTGGCGGATCGCCCACCTCCTGGACAAGATCGAACTCGTGCAGGGGGACCTCCTCGACCAGCTCTCGCTGATCGAAATCGTGCAGGCGTACCAGCCGGACGAGATCTACAATCTGGCGGCGCAGTCGTTCGTGCCGACCTCGTGGCAACAACCGGTCCTGACGGGCGAGTTCACGGCGCTCGGGGTGACGCGGCTCCTGGAGGCGGTGCGGCTGGTCAAGCCGGACGCCAAGTTCTACCAGGCGAGCTCGTCGGAAATGTTCGGGAAAGCGGTCGAGGTTCCGCAGAACGAGCGCACACCCTTCTATCCGCGATCTCCCTACGGTGTCAGCAAGGTCTACGGGCATTATATCACGATCAACTATCGGGAGAGTTACGGATTGTTCGCTGTCTCGGGAATCTTGTTCAACCATGAGAGCCCACGCCGGGGTCTGGAGTTCGTCACGCGCAAAGTGACGCACGGGGTGGCCAAGATCAAGCTGGGCCTGGCCAGGGAGCTGCGGCTGGGGAATCTGGATGCCCGGCGGGATTGGGGTTACGCACCCGACTACGTGCAGGCGATGTGGCTGATGCTGCAGCAGGATCAGCCGGACGACTTCGTCGTCGGGACGGGGAAAACGCACTCGGTGCGACAGCTGTGCGAGATCGCCTTCGGCTGCGTAGGGCTGAACTGGGAAGACTACGTGGTCGTCGATCCAGCGCTCTTCCGGCCGGCGGACGTGGATCTCCTCGTCGCGGACGCGACGAAGGCGCGCACGGTACTCGGCTGGCGACCGACCGTCAGCTTCGAGGAGATGATCGAGCTGATGGTGGACGCTGACCTGCGGTTGCTCAAAGGGGAAGACGTGCCTCCGGGGATGGTGGCGCCAGTCCTCCGGCGCGGGATCTGAGCGCGGAGCGAGTGAACCCGGTGCTGTTCAGCGATCGGTGCGGCCACAGTCGTTGGAGGAGGATCCAGCTGGGACGGACGGGAAGGGTGCGGCGACCCGTCGATCCCGGTCGATAGCGAAACGCCGACCCTCCACGACTGCTCCTCATGGGTCCACGGCTACAGCTCCGTGCAACCACGGCATTCTGTCCATGAAGTAACAGCACTCCTGATGTGGTAGGCGACGCAACCTGCACTGCGAGACGAGGCTCAACGCGCAGAACAGGACGTCTCCTTTCTGAGCGCTGGCATGAGAATCATCCGAGGCGGTGGACACGACCGAGCCAAGGAATAGTCTCATGGCCTAGGGGAGACGGCACAGCGGGTGCTGGTTGCTCCTGCGAGTGCGGTAAATATTGCTGGAAGGCAAAGATGCAGCGCTGGAGGTGCGCCGCAATCGCCTCACGGGCGACTTCGGTCCAGCCGAAACGGATAGCTTGGACGATGAAAGCATGCTCCTCAGCCGAGCGCTGCATATTTTTATCAAAATATGGGATACTTGCCAGATAGTAGCGGCTTGCCAACCAACAATGCTGCAAGACACTGAACAGCCGGCGGGAACCGCTTGCGGCGGCAACCGCTTGATGGAAAGCGAGGTTGACCGCAGCGAAACGTGCCGGGTTCTGGTCTTCGACAGCTCGATTGCCCTCTCGCACGAGTTCCTCGAGGAGTGCAAGCCGCTCGGGGGAAGGATTCGCCGCCACTTCCGCGGCCGCGATACCTTCCAGGGCGATACGCATGCGGAAGATCTGCTGCATCTCGTCGACACCCGGCTGAGCGACGCGACAGCCGGCACGTGGGATGACCTCGAGAAACCCTTCCTGTTCGAGCCGTTTGATCGCCTCCATCACTGGTGTCCGGGAAATGCCTAACTCGGCACAAACGGCACGGACGTTGAGCCAGTCACCCGGTCGGTAAACGCCGCGGATCAAACGATCGACCAACAAATCGTAAGCCCGCTGTGCGGCGACCGTTTCGCGCTCCTCATGGCCGTTCCCGGCGAGAAGCTCTGGGCAAGAATCCTTCCGGGCCCACTCGGTACGTACCATGGGGAATCCTCCCATCGTTTGCTTTCACTATAGCACATCGACGAACTCGATCTGGCGCACGGCGTCATCGACGGACTCTGGTATATTACTCTTGCATGCCAGCAACGGCAGGGACGACAACCGGGCTGGAGGAGGGAGTGAGGAATGGGTCTTGCATGGCAAGCCAGCGACTTGCGAGGGGTCATTGCGTTGGTTCCCACGCCGACCAAAGAAGGGGCAGAGCATTGGAGGACGGAAGACGTGGTCGATCTCGATGAGACAGAGCGGATGATCCGGGCGATCCTCCAGGACGGCGCGACCGGTGTCGCCACGAACGGGACGCTAGGAGAGATGGCGACGCTCTTGCGTGAAGAGTGGGAGCGCTTCGTTGCAGTCGTTTGGGAAACCGTCCGTGCGATCGACCCTGATCGGCCCCTCTTCATCGGAGCGACTACCTTGGGTACGCGGGAGACGATCTCCCGCCTGCGCTATCTTCGCAAACTCGGGGTACGCGGCACGCTCTTGGGGCGACCATTCTGGTCGCAGTTGGCACCGGAGGCGATCATCGCTTTTTACCGCGATATTGCGGAGGGATTTCCGGAGATCGCCGTCCTCCTCTATGACAATCCCGAAGCCTTCAAAGGGCCCATTCCCACACCGGTCTATGCGGCCCTTGCTGACTCGAGCACCGTAATCGGGGTCAAATACGTTTCCCTGACACCCAAGTACCGAGCGGACATGGATGCGGTGCGTGGGAAGATTCGCCTCCTACCGCTGGAATCGGACTGGTTCTGGGCCTGGACACTCTATCCGGACGAAGCGCTCGGCTGCTGGTCGAGCAGCATGCTGTGCGGCCCTGAACCGGTGCGCTATTTGGCCGAAGCCCTCGAGCGAGGAGATATCGAAGCCGCTCGCTGGATCACGCATCGTATCGAGTGGACGTACGAGCCATTCTTGGCTCGGCAAAACTTTCAGGAATTTTCGCGCTACAATATTCCATTGGAGAAAATCCGGTTCAACGCAGCCGGATACGTGAAGGCGGGGCCACCACTCCCACCCTACCATGTGGTACCCGAGAACTATCGCCGAGGAGCGCTCGAGCATGCGGCTCGCTGGCGTCAGCTGGTCAGCGAGGTTCAGGCGCGCCGAGCCATGCTCGCTTGATATGCCAGACGGAGTCGTTGCGCTTGTTTGTATGGCAGCAGCAGACGCTGTTTTTCCCGTGACATCGCCACTTCTTCAGTCAGCACTCCAAGTTC from Thermomicrobium roseum DSM 5159 encodes:
- a CDS encoding pyridoxamine 5'-phosphate oxidase family protein, translated to METHALSHHVIRRHPERAVPDEASAILAAGMVAHVGFCEDGQPFVIPMSYHYDPQRPDRLYLHGARESRLLQVLASGAPVSVAVTLVDGLVYSRTAFNHSMNYRSVVCFGRANVIEDEAEQRTIFEAMTERYFPGRRAGVDYQPATAQQLAATLLVEIVIEEWSAKARRGGPRGPYDTDPTAPGTAGIVPLKE
- the pepF gene encoding oligoendopeptidase F, whose protein sequence is MTVVLTRDAVPIEETWNLADLFASPEDWEREREAVLAELAKLESLRGTLQQGPRQVLEVLTLADELDQRVSKLFAYALLARDQDTRDTAAAERYERAVHVGTVAGRASAWIAPELLTSYDDAALLGMIEQEPGLAPFRRLLERLVRERPHVRSAEVEQLLAETMPLAQAPATAFTLLDNADIRYGTVTDVDGTTIELTKGRYQLLLERRERRVRQEAYQVFHAPYIAHRHTLAALLSAANQRDTFYARARRYESALAAALHPDNIPLEVYTTLIDLVRQHRHLLQRYLAVRKRVLSLERLRTYDLYVPLVERADHRYTYAEARELVLAALRPLGSEYIEPLQQGLASRWVDVHETVGKRSGGYSLGVYGVHPYILLNWNGTLREVFTLAHEVGHAMHSYFSSRAQPHPTAEYTIFVAEVASTFNERLLTHALLERATDARERAALVNDALDTFRIALFRQTLFAEFELLTHQAVERGEGLSADGLCELYGRLISEYYGPDLEVDEEVRHEWSRVPHFYRAFYVYQYATGLVAATALARAVLAGDEAAQQRYLAFLAAGSSKDSLDLLRDAGVDLTTPEPYLAAFATMEQDLVTLEEALTQLGILQSA
- a CDS encoding ABC transporter substrate-binding protein; protein product: MNRRRFLAFSVSALASSLLAACGGGAGPTPTPTTAPSPTPASAPVQTPVAAASPTPQVAATPTVARPATPFKIGVVVAQTGNLASSGRRHIEGMQLALDELGNTAAGRQLQLLPADSAGNPDQAKTHVRRLVESDKVDVITGFTITPELTAVRDYLHEQKQVTIVSIAGWPPLTRDPKVRSPYIFRSSFCQGQYEFIQAKWAYEKGGYRNIALMAPDYTTGRTVAQIFGDYFKKSGGQIAAEVYPPLDTTDFGPYLQRILQDAANADAVWAWFIGADAIRFMTQYQEFGLKDRYPLLGGAEVGDDPYLPEVGEAALGIVSAINYAARYDRPQNKEFVAKFQQKFNRLPGHLEYWGYITVMILAHALETVKGDTSDEDAFLQAIRNVRFQGPMNEVRFHPEAQGVITTVLVRRVEKLPDGTLGNVVLDEYPNIDDLSF
- the ubiE gene encoding bifunctional demethylmenaquinone methyltransferase/2-methoxy-6-polyprenyl-1,4-benzoquinol methylase UbiE → MPRRGALQPPAEVRRMFDRIAPRYDVMNRLMTFGRDVTWRRAAARAALTHQPAVVLDVATGTGDLAFELAAQGAARVVALDFSRTMLRHAARKRSASGLDRVTLLCGDAMRLPFRDASIDACTIGFGLRNFPDYEAAIHELARVVRPGGVLVILETTPFQGPLAPLLRFYFDCFVPWLGGLVSGDRAAYSYLPRSTAAFPTASELTALLRAAGFASVQARKLMAGTVALHIAVRAEGGQPARDAVRAVPGLTEAARR
- a CDS encoding DMT family transporter, with product MREQAIADRRAARQHTIGGHLLLATTAVLWGSSYIGTRAIVGDVPPLLLGFLRALSATVVLGVLAKLAGESLRARSSAWIPLAGLGVLGVAYFYIGLNLALQWTTATAASFLSLPYPALTAVGGWLFLRERLGARQIAGIGLAALGATWLTVASAQDNVGGAWIGNLLALSITVAWTAYTLLGRRLLLKWTPLAATFHMMAAGTLVLALAAGLEYFGGGRPRWTVESTLITLYLGVVCTGLGYAFWNAGLRRVRAATASVYLYLQPVTVVVLGIALLGEQPSLVTLVAGALVIAGTALTAGGERAR
- a CDS encoding DUF2203 domain-containing protein, with the translated sequence MERKERRYFTVEEARALVPRLRGLLIALQAEKRELDQLLGELRRLAPLAFLNGHGAQLERIEQRVAELTRSIREKVRVIHQLGVEVKDLDMGIVDFPSLRDGREVYLCWRVDEPTVAYWHDLDAGFRGRQPLEE
- a CDS encoding DUF151 domain-containing protein, with amino-acid sequence MSDLVPIVVQGISWSQQHGQPLVLLRGLGTDCWFAVSADVEEARAFSSCTCTAERTRRRLARLASQLLRVAGGEIEQIVLRVDGEQILRAHLLVRSSTGTTTVETFGLDALVLAAELGIMPVMRWQELAALAASSQRAENASDETATELPPAIQRLLAELEERGFGTDDS
- a CDS encoding YbhB/YbcL family Raf kinase inhibitor-like protein — protein: MRTRLLAFRWSLTYLALAVVAGSLGCATAGTSPTVPLAAVRIQLTSPAFTTSGTLPTEYTCDGPDRSPPLSWSEPPPGTAAFVLLVEDPDAPGGIFTHWLLYDLPAATRSLPPAVPPDETLQSGARQGRNDFGTVGYRGPCPPPGRPHRYVFRLYALDRPTGLPPGAQRNEILRALEGHILAIGELVGTYGREPVR
- a CDS encoding M55 family metallopeptidase, coding for MELVIVADLEGMSGVAERAWCDPARPEYARALEQYAEDVRAVSQAARAFGIARIRLLDWHGRAIPPSLCTSDIEPALLPLDRNPRLAVLLGFHARGDAPRAFAPCTLLPGLSIEWDGRPAGELALASRWLGEQGIPLLLVSGDRALTAEAELWTDQTTAIAVKLAHSPDRAECLPPDRARAALVDALQRVLARRSWWWVYRPSSPIDVTVSLPAGGQERLVASSMNELFVQLDRLVARAGGIPTLARLASS